The following are encoded in a window of Impatiens glandulifera chromosome 5, dImpGla2.1, whole genome shotgun sequence genomic DNA:
- the LOC124939473 gene encoding epidermis-specific secreted glycoprotein EP1-like yields MYTFISLNHIHIFATAHAMSWFNIFCLFLLIQTLFYTKSHAVVPADKTFKFVNQGDFGEFIVEYDGTYRTLSVFNSPFQLCFYNTTPNAYTLSLRMANTRSESLFRWVWEANRGKPVKENATLTFGQDGNLVLADSDGRVTWQTATANKGVVDFKVLPNGNMVLLNSNGSFVWQSFDSPTDTLLIGQSLRVGAAVKLVSRASELDNSDGPYSLELEPNKGLSWFYQPKNSPKPLLYFSTLYNEFGLVVPGESIQFHIWTETDASDVLVRSYLSFDRFNAITNYNGTLSLLRLGIDGRLRIFTYNDKVDSSAWEEVFTQFISRRWYTEIGQECQLPEKCGKFGLCSKNQCVACPTEKGLLGWSEECELKKVSSCKPTDFHYYKLEGVEHFVSQFTRGSSVNEMDCGKKCTSDCKCLGYFYYRESSRCWNVFDIKTLRKANNSSHVGYIKVSNK; encoded by the coding sequence atgtacaCATTCATAAGTTTAAATCATATCCATATATTCGCCACCGCCCACGCCATGTCTTGGTTCAATATTTTCTGTCTATTCCTCCTTATCCAAACCTTATTCTACACAAAATCCCACGCCGTCGTTCCCGCCGATAAAACATTCAAGTTCGTGAACCAAGGAGATTTCGGCGAATTCATCGTAGAATACGATGGAACCTACAGAACGCTCAGCGTTTTCAATTCTCCCTTCCAACTCTGTTTCTACAATACCACCCCAAACGCCTACACCCTCTCTTTAAGAATGGCCAACACCCGTTCAGAATCCCTTTTCCGATGGGTTTGGGAAGCCAATCGCGGCAAACCCGTCAAGGAAAACGCCACCCTCACCTTCGGTCAGGACGGGAACCTCGTCCTCGCCGATTCCGACGGTCGCGTGACGTGGCAGACAGCCACAGCCAATAAGGGAGTCGTCGATTTCAAAGTGTTGCCTAACGGGAACATGGTTTTGCTCAATTCCAATGGCAGCTTTGTTTGGCAGAGCTTCGATTCACCAACCGACACTCTTTTGATCGGTCAGTCTCTTCGGGTAGGTGCTGCGGTCAAGCTTGTAAGTCGAGCTTCCGAATTGGATAACTCGGACGGGCCTTATAGTTTGGAATTGGAACCCAATAAAGGGTTATCATGGTTCTATCAACCCAAAAATTCTCCAAAGCCCCTGCTTTATTTTTCGACTTTATATAATGAATTCGGGCTTGTTGTCCCCGGTGAATCTATACAGTTTCACATTTGGACTGAAACAGACGCTTCAGATGTCCTGGTTAGAAGTTACCTAAGTTTTGATCGATTTAATGCAATAACAAATTATAACGGGACGCTTTCTTTATTGCGTTTGGGAATAGACGGAAGACTGAGAATATTCACTTACAATGATAAAGTTGACAGTTCAGCTTGGGAGGAGGTTTTCACTCAGTTTATTAGCCGTAGATGGTACACAGAAATTGGTCAAGAATGCCAATTGCCGGAGAAGTGCGGGAAGTTTGGGTTGTGCAGCAAGAACCAATGCGTGGCTTGTCCGACCGAGAAGGGTTTGTTGGGGTGGAGCGAAGAGTGTGAGTTGAAGAAGGTGAGTTCATGCAAGCCGACTGATTTCCATTACTATAAGCTTGAGGGGGTGGAGCATTTCGTCAGCCAATTCACCAGGGGAAGTTCGGTGAATGAGATGGATTGTGGGAAGAAGTGTACAAGTGATTGTAAGTGTTTGGGGTATTTCTATTACAGAGAGAGCTCTAGATGTTGGAATGTGTTTGATATTAAGACACTTAGGAAGGCAAATAATTCCAGTCATGTTGGTTATATCAAGGTTTCCAACAAGTAG